A section of the Pseudomonas flavescens genome encodes:
- a CDS encoding DUF1853 family protein, whose translation MNAFDTLADLPQRLNQPAVRDLAWTLLSAPLLAHPHPTQRHPLTDGKWAAEPGLLADWLLRQDEEPAALQTWLSRSSVRRLGLYYERLWQFALEAAPGIEVLAANLPIRQQGHTLGELDLLLRDASGVHHLELAIKLYLGKASQQRAQWIGPGSHDRLDIKLEHLASHQLPLSAQPVARPALDALTSEPIEAAMWIGGYLFYPHGHPCPAPPDAHPQHLRGKWLHRRDWQAFQVEDAAACWQPLPRHAWLAPARLPVQEGWSFARLQNWLGELPTDAEAQLLVDLRPGVDGHLHEHQRLFLVADDWPRLA comes from the coding sequence ATGAACGCCTTCGACACCCTCGCCGATCTCCCCCAGCGCCTGAATCAGCCAGCGGTGCGCGACCTGGCCTGGACGCTGCTTTCTGCGCCCCTGCTGGCCCACCCACACCCGACGCAGCGTCATCCGCTGACGGATGGCAAATGGGCTGCCGAGCCGGGCCTGCTGGCGGACTGGCTGCTGCGCCAGGATGAAGAGCCTGCTGCGCTGCAGACCTGGTTGTCGCGTAGCTCGGTACGCCGCCTGGGCCTCTATTACGAGCGCCTGTGGCAGTTCGCCCTGGAGGCCGCCCCAGGCATCGAGGTACTGGCCGCCAACCTGCCGATTCGCCAGCAAGGCCACACCCTGGGCGAGCTGGATCTGCTGCTGCGCGATGCCAGCGGCGTGCATCATCTGGAACTGGCCATCAAGCTGTATCTGGGCAAGGCGTCGCAACAAAGAGCGCAATGGATCGGCCCCGGCAGCCATGATCGTCTGGATATCAAGCTCGAGCATCTCGCCAGCCATCAACTGCCACTCTCGGCTCAGCCCGTGGCACGCCCTGCTCTGGATGCGCTGACCAGCGAGCCCATCGAGGCGGCCATGTGGATCGGCGGGTACCTGTTCTACCCCCATGGCCACCCCTGCCCTGCACCACCAGACGCTCACCCGCAGCACCTGCGCGGCAAGTGGCTGCACCGGCGCGACTGGCAGGCCTTCCAGGTGGAGGATGCAGCGGCCTGTTGGCAGCCGCTGCCGCGCCACGCCTGGCTGGCCCCGGCCAGGCTGCCGGTGCAGGAAGGCTGGTCGTTCGCTCGCCTGCAAAACTGGCTTGGCGAGCTGCCCACGGATGCCGAAGCGCAGTTGCTGGTGGATCTGCGCCCCGGCGTCGACGGCCACCTGCACGAGCACCAACGCCTGTTTCTGGTCGCCGATGATTGGCCACGGCTGGCTTAG
- a CDS encoding chromosome partitioning protein ParA, protein MSKPQLVEAVMFFAEDGSIGKQMFYTEFETLLDGLVKMPVFADQQVRVTYVVVNARLQIRSAVFFYLDFDESGAPDSGWNIPLQQLAERAGRGPDLGAGPIRLACRSQCPVSWHQMHLWDPSLVTGKNDLALLRDTVKLNSLGIVLQEEEANSVAPERLQVASEDQWYAVDPSRDLAEKLAERLSHDYRQKAAQLVKQQRERLASLGQEHQAEMARVAAQAEARVTDLQGQIQALRQAVRQQETLNHSLKSQLTEQLAIQQSERDEMAVRLRGAERHARTERDILREQFDDELRARILATQASAEEQARRREADASQRGAHQVLERLAGQGVVFVVFHPGAGHVTVPLQDVERYLASPLAYAASKCFVSEALYRQWLEHYQRPRCEGLHADGQRCDVAVERIETPGRFVVGDSNCCMAHKAARLRTVG, encoded by the coding sequence ATGAGCAAGCCGCAACTGGTCGAGGCCGTGATGTTCTTCGCTGAAGACGGCAGCATCGGTAAGCAGATGTTCTACACCGAGTTCGAGACGTTGCTCGATGGCCTGGTGAAGATGCCGGTGTTCGCCGATCAGCAGGTTCGTGTCACCTACGTGGTGGTCAATGCGCGCCTGCAGATTCGCTCCGCAGTGTTCTTCTATCTGGATTTCGACGAAAGCGGCGCGCCCGACAGCGGCTGGAACATTCCCTTGCAGCAACTGGCCGAGCGCGCTGGCCGTGGCCCTGACCTGGGTGCCGGGCCCATTCGCCTGGCCTGCCGCAGCCAGTGCCCGGTTTCCTGGCACCAGATGCACCTGTGGGATCCCAGTCTGGTCACCGGCAAGAATGATCTGGCCTTGCTGCGTGACACCGTCAAGCTCAACAGCCTGGGCATCGTACTTCAGGAAGAAGAAGCCAATAGCGTAGCGCCCGAGCGCTTGCAGGTGGCTTCCGAGGATCAATGGTACGCCGTGGATCCATCCCGGGATCTGGCCGAAAAACTGGCCGAGCGGCTGTCCCATGACTATCGGCAGAAGGCCGCGCAACTGGTCAAGCAGCAGCGTGAGCGGCTCGCCAGTCTCGGCCAGGAGCATCAGGCGGAGATGGCGCGTGTCGCGGCTCAGGCCGAGGCCCGGGTTACCGATCTGCAGGGGCAGATTCAGGCGCTGCGCCAGGCCGTGCGGCAGCAGGAAACGCTGAATCACAGTCTCAAGTCGCAGCTCACCGAACAGTTGGCCATTCAGCAGAGCGAGCGCGACGAAATGGCGGTCCGCCTGCGTGGCGCCGAGCGTCATGCACGTACCGAGCGTGACATTCTCCGCGAACAGTTCGACGACGAGCTGCGTGCGCGGATACTCGCGACCCAGGCCAGCGCTGAGGAGCAGGCCCGGCGCCGTGAAGCCGATGCATCGCAGCGTGGCGCCCATCAGGTGCTGGAACGTCTGGCCGGGCAGGGTGTGGTGTTCGTGGTGTTTCACCCGGGCGCCGGTCACGTCACCGTACCGTTGCAGGATGTCGAACGTTATCTGGCCAGTCCGCTGGCCTATGCCGCGAGCAAATGCTTCGTTTCCGAAGCCTTGTACCGCCAGTGGCTGGAGCACTATCAGCGCCCGCGTTGCGAAGGCCTGCATGCCGATGGCCAGCGTTGCGACGTTGCCGTGGAGCGCATCGAGACGCCGGGGCGTTTCGTGGTTGGCGACTCCAACTGCTGCATGGCGCACAAGGCGGCCCGCCTGCGCACAGTGGGCTGA
- a CDS encoding oxidoreductase, with the protein MTMTAYPHLLAPLDLGFVTLKNRTLMGSMHTGLEEKPGGFERMAAYFAERARGGVGLMVTGGIAPNEEGGVYAGAAKLSTPEEADKHRIVTAAVHAADGLICMQILHAGRYAYSPKQVAPSAIQAPINPFKPRELDEEGIEKQIADFVSCALLARQAGYDGVEIMGSEGYFINQFLASHTNQRTDRWGGRFENRMRLPVEIVRRVREAVGSDFIIIYRLSMLDLVEGGSDWQEVVVLAKAIEAAGATLINTGIGWHEARIPTIATKVPRAAFTKVTAKLRGEVSIPLITTNRINTPEVAERVLAEGDADMVSMARPFLADPEFVNKAAAGRGDEINTCIGCNQACLDHTFGGKLTSCLVNPRACHETELNYLPSAAVKTIAVVGAGPAGLAAATVAAERGHRVTLFDAAGEIGGQFNVAKRVPGKEEFFETLRYFKRKLETTGVDLRLNTRVSAGDLLAAGFDEVILATGIVPRTPAIDGIGHAKVISYLDAILQRQPVGQTVAVIGAGGIGFDVSEFITHAGVATSLDREAFWKEWGIDPALRARGGVAGVQAEIEPAARQVFLLQRKKSKVGDGLGKTTGWIHRAGLKNKRVQMLNAVEYLKIDDEGLHIRIADGEPQLLPVDTVILCAGQDPLRELQDELVAAGQAVHLVGGADVAAELDAKRAIDQGSRLAAAL; encoded by the coding sequence ATGACCATGACCGCTTACCCGCATTTGCTCGCTCCGCTGGATCTGGGTTTCGTCACCCTGAAGAATCGCACCCTGATGGGCTCCATGCACACCGGGCTGGAGGAGAAGCCAGGCGGCTTCGAGCGCATGGCGGCCTATTTCGCCGAGCGGGCTCGCGGTGGCGTCGGGCTGATGGTCACCGGCGGCATCGCGCCGAACGAGGAGGGCGGGGTCTACGCGGGCGCGGCCAAGCTGAGCACCCCGGAAGAAGCCGACAAGCATCGTATCGTCACCGCAGCGGTGCATGCCGCCGACGGCCTGATCTGCATGCAGATTCTCCACGCCGGTCGTTACGCCTACAGCCCCAAGCAGGTTGCGCCGAGCGCCATTCAGGCGCCGATCAACCCATTCAAGCCCCGCGAGCTGGATGAAGAGGGCATCGAGAAGCAGATCGCCGATTTCGTCAGCTGTGCGCTGCTGGCGCGCCAGGCCGGTTACGACGGTGTCGAGATCATGGGCTCGGAGGGGTACTTCATCAATCAGTTCCTCGCCTCCCACACCAACCAGCGTACCGACCGCTGGGGCGGTCGTTTCGAGAATCGCATGCGCCTGCCCGTGGAGATCGTGCGCCGGGTGCGCGAAGCGGTCGGCAGCGACTTCATCATCATCTATCGACTGTCGATGCTCGACCTGGTGGAGGGCGGCAGCGACTGGCAGGAAGTGGTCGTGCTCGCCAAGGCCATCGAGGCGGCAGGGGCGACCCTGATAAACACCGGCATCGGCTGGCACGAAGCGCGCATTCCCACCATCGCCACCAAGGTGCCGCGGGCGGCGTTCACCAAGGTCACTGCCAAGCTGCGTGGCGAGGTGAGCATTCCGCTGATCACCACCAACCGCATCAACACCCCGGAAGTGGCGGAGCGGGTGCTGGCCGAGGGCGATGCGGACATGGTGTCCATGGCCCGGCCGTTTCTCGCCGACCCGGAGTTCGTCAACAAGGCGGCCGCTGGCCGGGGCGACGAAATCAATACCTGCATCGGCTGCAACCAGGCGTGCCTCGACCACACCTTCGGTGGCAAGCTGACCAGTTGCCTGGTCAACCCGCGCGCCTGTCACGAAACCGAGCTGAACTACCTGCCGAGCGCAGCGGTGAAAACCATTGCCGTGGTCGGTGCCGGCCCTGCCGGCCTGGCTGCCGCCACGGTGGCTGCCGAGCGTGGCCATCGCGTCACCCTGTTCGATGCGGCGGGGGAAATCGGTGGCCAGTTCAACGTCGCCAAGCGAGTGCCCGGCAAGGAGGAGTTCTTTGAAACCCTGCGCTACTTCAAACGCAAGCTGGAAACCACAGGCGTCGATCTGCGCCTCAATACCCGGGTCAGCGCGGGGGACCTGCTGGCTGCTGGCTTCGACGAGGTCATCCTTGCCACCGGTATCGTGCCGCGTACTCCGGCGATCGACGGCATCGGGCACGCCAAGGTGATCAGCTATCTGGACGCCATCCTGCAACGTCAGCCGGTCGGCCAGACGGTCGCGGTGATCGGCGCCGGCGGCATCGGCTTCGACGTCAGCGAGTTCATCACCCACGCGGGCGTCGCCACCAGCCTGGATCGTGAGGCGTTCTGGAAGGAATGGGGCATCGACCCGGCCCTGCGTGCCCGTGGTGGCGTCGCCGGTGTTCAGGCCGAGATCGAGCCCGCGGCGCGTCAGGTATTTCTGCTGCAGCGCAAGAAGAGCAAGGTCGGTGACGGCCTCGGCAAGACCACCGGCTGGATCCACCGTGCCGGGTTGAAGAACAAGCGGGTGCAGATGCTCAATGCCGTCGAGTACCTGAAGATCGACGATGAGGGGCTGCACATCCGCATCGCCGATGGCGAACCGCAGCTGTTGCCGGTGGATACGGTGATTCTCTGCGCCGGTCAGGATCCGTTGCGCGAACTGCAGGATGAGCTCGTGGCTGCCGGGCAGGCGGTGCACCTGGTCGGCGGTGCGGATGTGGCGGCCGAGCTGGATGCCAAGCGCGCCATCGATCAGGGCTCGCGTCTGGCCGCGGCGCTCTGA
- a CDS encoding 1-aminocyclopropane-1-carboxylate deaminase/D-cysteine desulfhydrase — translation MASLSLTAVSAWRPHAPLQRLSFDWLAGVELAVLRLDLIDPLISGNKWFKLRPHLHAAARQGARGIISLGGAHSNHLHALAAAGQRFSFATVGLLRGQPQSTPTVVDLQRFGMQLHWLGYGGYRDRHRADFWLDWHARYPGFCAVPEGGGGLPGAMGCAQLPALVAAQLPALGWPDYHGWWLAAGTGTTLAGLVIGEGAQRVVHGALAVPRDHGVPAQVQALLAQAGMADAGYRLFAACRGGFARQDADLLDFMAQCEAQSGLPLEPLYTAKALMSLREAIEGGEIEAGTRLIFVHTGGLQGRRAALIPAP, via the coding sequence ATGGCGTCACTTTCCCTAACGGCCGTCAGCGCCTGGCGCCCCCATGCGCCGCTGCAGCGCCTGTCGTTCGACTGGTTGGCAGGGGTCGAGCTGGCGGTATTGCGGCTGGATCTGATCGACCCGCTGATCAGCGGCAACAAGTGGTTCAAGCTCCGGCCACATCTGCACGCCGCTGCCAGGCAGGGCGCACGCGGCATCATCAGCCTGGGTGGTGCGCACTCCAATCATCTGCATGCACTGGCCGCCGCTGGCCAGCGTTTCTCCTTCGCCACCGTCGGCCTGCTGCGGGGGCAGCCACAGAGCACGCCAACCGTCGTGGATCTGCAGCGCTTCGGCATGCAGCTGCACTGGTTGGGCTACGGCGGTTACCGTGATCGACACCGTGCGGATTTCTGGCTGGACTGGCATGCGCGTTATCCCGGCTTTTGCGCGGTGCCCGAGGGCGGCGGCGGTTTGCCGGGTGCCATGGGCTGTGCGCAGTTGCCCGCGCTGGTGGCTGCGCAGTTGCCAGCGCTGGGTTGGCCCGATTATCACGGCTGGTGGCTGGCTGCGGGCACTGGCACCACCCTGGCCGGGCTGGTGATTGGAGAGGGCGCGCAGCGGGTCGTGCATGGTGCACTGGCAGTGCCCCGCGATCATGGCGTGCCGGCGCAGGTGCAGGCCCTGCTGGCGCAGGCCGGGATGGCCGATGCGGGCTATCGGCTGTTCGCTGCCTGCCGAGGCGGTTTCGCGCGGCAGGATGCCGACTTGCTGGATTTCATGGCGCAGTGCGAGGCGCAGAGCGGTCTGCCTCTCGAACCCCTGTATACCGCCAAGGCGCTGATGAGCCTGCGTGAGGCCATCGAAGGTGGCGAGATCGAGGCCGGCACGCGGCTGATCTTCGTGCATACCGGTGGGTTGCAGGGGCGCCGCGCCGCCCTGATCCCGGCGCCATGA